One Microplitis mediator isolate UGA2020A chromosome 3, iyMicMedi2.1, whole genome shotgun sequence DNA segment encodes these proteins:
- the LOC130665314 gene encoding uncharacterized protein LOC130665314, with the protein MSDKQKIQVLSFISNDPAIPLSYLTWQLYEYPLLPKTTKHIWPIKTSTQLEKPRYLVLGFQTARKNVVTKNSSHFDHCNIRDVKVFLNSQSYPYGNLNLNINRNQYALLYDMYTNFQTSYYNKKPEPLLSKAGFLEEAPFYIIDCSKQNESIKSGSVDIRVEFESNDQFPDQTSAYCLILHDRIIEYNPLSITVRKLTQ; encoded by the coding sequence ATGTCGGATAAGCAGAAGATTCAAGTACTAAGTTTCATCTCAAATGATCCAGCTATTCCATTGAGCTATCTTACATGGCAATTATATGAATATCCACTACTTCCTAAAACAACAAAACATATTTGGCCTATCAAAACTTCAACACAATTGGAGAAACCACGATATCTGGTTCTAGGATTTCAAACTGCAAGAAAAAATGTTGTGACGAAAAATTCCAGCCATTTTGATCATTGTAATATCCGAGATGTAAAAGTTTTCCTCAATTCTCAAAGTTATCCATATGGAAATTTGAATCTAAACATTAATCGCAATCAGTATGCTTTATTATATGATATGTATACTAATTTTCAAACGTCATACTATAATAAAAAGCCGGAACCTTTGTTGAGTAAAGCAGGATTTTTGGAGGAAGCACCATTCTACATTATCGATTGTTCAAAACAAAATGAATCAATCAAGTCTGGATCAGTTGACATTCGTGTTGAATTTGAATCAAATGACCAGTTTCCCGATCAGACATCAGCATACTGCTTAATTCTGCATGATCGTATTATTGAATATAATCCATTGAGTATTACTGTAAGAAAATTAActcaataa